The proteins below come from a single Lentimicrobiaceae bacterium genomic window:
- a CDS encoding glutamine synthetase III — translation MSNIRFKALEMAMARPRRQLPVYPDRISDYYGELAFNQSVMREYMSREAFNSVVHAAEMGVKIDRLIADQVASAMKSWALSKGATHFTHWFHPLTGSTAEKHDAFVFPTGDGHAIEAFNANELIQQEPDASSFPSGGIRNTFEARGYTAWDPTSPAFIMDRTLCIPTIFVSYTGEALDYKTPLLKASSSLDREATAVCQYFDENVKRVFATLGWEQEYFLVDTALYNARPDLSLSGRTLFGHSSAKDQQLSDHYFGIIPEKVIEFMREFEYEAHRLGIPVRTRHNEVAPNQFECAPVYEEVNVAVDHNQLIMHLLEKVGKRHGYTVLLHEKPYAGVNGSGKHNNWSMSTNTGENLLSPGKTPQANLQFLVFLSSILKALDTHADLLRAYIASAGNDLRLGGHEAPPAIISAFIGSQLSDTLDQIEKLDKASLKRKTSGKGMNINIPKIPEILLDNTDRNRTSPFAFTGNKFEFRAVGSTSSCAKPMIALNLIVADQLRKFRQEADKLMADGVEKEDAIFRVVKKYVAESKRIRFEGNSYSEEWVKEAAKRGLSNIPDTPHALKSLLRKEAIRLFEEHQVLSEREVRARYEIKLENYTRKVQIESRVMGDLAINHIVPIAIRYQNQLIENVKGLKEVLDSKTYTALSKNQLDTIREISEHIAVIRTEVHKMTEARKIANAIDNVEKQALAYREDVLSYFDIIRYHVDKLELLVDNELWPLPKYRELLFVR, via the coding sequence ATGAGCAACATCAGATTTAAGGCGCTTGAAATGGCAATGGCACGTCCGCGAAGGCAATTGCCTGTTTATCCGGATAGGATATCCGATTATTACGGTGAACTGGCATTTAATCAGTCAGTTATGCGTGAATACATGTCTAGAGAGGCTTTCAATTCTGTAGTGCATGCCGCCGAAATGGGCGTAAAAATTGATAGATTAATAGCCGATCAGGTAGCTTCAGCTATGAAATCGTGGGCGCTAAGCAAGGGAGCCACACACTTTACCCATTGGTTTCATCCGTTAACTGGCTCAACCGCAGAGAAACATGATGCTTTTGTTTTTCCAACAGGCGACGGACATGCAATTGAAGCTTTTAATGCGAATGAATTAATCCAACAGGAACCTGACGCTTCGAGTTTCCCCAGCGGCGGAATTCGCAATACTTTCGAGGCCAGGGGATATACTGCCTGGGATCCCACTTCTCCTGCGTTTATAATGGATCGCACACTTTGTATTCCTACCATTTTTGTTTCTTATACAGGAGAAGCTCTTGATTATAAAACACCTCTGCTCAAAGCTTCCAGTTCGCTTGACCGCGAAGCTACAGCGGTATGTCAGTATTTTGATGAAAATGTAAAAAGAGTTTTTGCTACACTGGGATGGGAACAGGAGTATTTTCTGGTTGACACCGCCTTATATAATGCCAGACCTGATTTATCACTTTCAGGTCGGACATTGTTTGGTCATTCAAGTGCAAAAGATCAACAGTTATCTGATCACTATTTTGGTATTATTCCTGAAAAAGTGATTGAATTTATGCGTGAATTTGAATATGAAGCACATCGTTTGGGAATTCCTGTAAGAACCCGGCACAATGAAGTTGCCCCCAATCAATTTGAATGTGCTCCTGTTTATGAGGAAGTAAATGTTGCCGTTGATCACAATCAGCTGATTATGCATTTGCTCGAAAAAGTTGGTAAACGTCATGGTTATACCGTATTACTGCACGAAAAGCCTTACGCAGGTGTAAATGGCTCAGGGAAGCACAATAACTGGTCAATGAGTACTAATACAGGCGAAAATCTCTTGTCGCCTGGTAAAACTCCACAGGCAAATCTGCAATTTCTTGTTTTTCTCTCGAGTATTCTCAAAGCCCTTGACACTCATGCCGATTTGTTAAGAGCATATATAGCTTCGGCTGGTAATGATCTCAGACTGGGTGGCCATGAGGCTCCTCCTGCTATTATTTCAGCCTTTATCGGCTCTCAATTAAGCGATACTCTCGACCAGATTGAAAAACTTGATAAAGCTTCCCTTAAAAGGAAAACAAGCGGAAAAGGAATGAACATCAATATTCCTAAAATTCCTGAAATTCTGCTTGATAATACTGACCGTAACAGAACATCTCCTTTTGCTTTTACAGGCAATAAATTTGAATTCAGAGCTGTTGGTTCAACTTCCAGCTGCGCTAAACCTATGATAGCTCTTAATCTGATTGTTGCTGATCAACTTCGCAAATTCAGACAGGAAGCAGATAAACTTATGGCTGACGGCGTTGAAAAAGAAGATGCAATCTTTAGGGTTGTTAAGAAATACGTTGCCGAGTCGAAACGTATCAGGTTTGAAGGAAACAGTTATAGTGAAGAATGGGTGAAAGAAGCAGCTAAAAGAGGTTTGTCAAATATACCCGATACCCCGCATGCTCTTAAGAGTTTGCTTAGAAAGGAAGCCATCAGGTTGTTTGAAGAGCATCAGGTGCTATCTGAACGTGAAGTCCGAGCCCGTTACGAAATCAAACTTGAAAATTATACACGAAAAGTTCAGATTGAGTCCAGGGTAATGGGTGATTTGGCCATCAACCATATTGTTCCTATTGCTATCAGATATCAAAACCAGTTGATTGAAAATGTAAAGGGACTGAAAGAAGTTCTTGATTCAAAAACCTATACAGCGCTTTCAAAAAACCAGCTTGATACTATCAGAGAAATTTCTGAACATATTGCCGTTATCCGCACTGAGGTTCATAAAATGACGGAAGCCCGAAAAATTGCCAATGCTATTGATAATGTTGAAAAGCAGGCCCTTGCTTATCGGGAAGATGTACTATCGTATTTTGATATAATCCGCTATCATGTCGATAAACTTGAGTTATTGGTCGACAATGAGTTGTGGCCATTGCCTAAATACAGGGAACTCCTGTTTGTGAGATAA
- a CDS encoding DUF2061 domain-containing protein yields MSKQSRPDKYSSTDNQTQPIFRDSPQRSLIKALTYRVMASGVMFVVFFIIFRSTTKRTLNESLGDATLISIIDFTVKLAIYYFHERIWSGIIWGRYWKKNYWVRRAWKRAYRKAHK; encoded by the coding sequence ATGAGCAAACAATCCAGGCCTGACAAGTACTCCTCAACTGATAATCAAACACAACCTATTTTCCGTGACAGTCCTCAGCGAAGTCTGATAAAAGCCCTTACATATCGGGTGATGGCTTCAGGGGTTATGTTTGTTGTTTTTTTTATCATTTTCAGAAGCACAACCAAGCGTACTTTAAACGAGAGCCTGGGCGATGCAACACTTATTAGTATTATTGATTTTACGGTAAAACTGGCAATTTATTATTTTCATGAGCGTATCTGGTCTGGCATTATCTGGGGCAGATACTGGAAAAAAAATTATTGGGTCAGAAGAGCCTGGAAACGTGCCTATCGTAAAGCTCACAAATAG
- a CDS encoding DUF4831 family protein, whose protein sequence is MKSFRHALKRFVILLLFLSLSFSVFSQINVVPFKGANPSTEKDGIIYSLPRSVIQVNFDVVKTESFKGPYADYAFKLLGLSDLITENSISYEIENVELSTFSEVDPEQFYFIEIDEKVKDSRSLLVTMSEKGYIGGFTDIKNISNNLKSALLTGDYSDENIKPFRELLKPVIIEKIDTVVRRISIDTTTIEEKVLKRSLSERTPEQQAREIAELIYKIEDSKFSLITGYQEVNYSRESLEFMIDQLNKMEKEYLALFQGIKRKSVEKHTFSVTPESSKEGTLETICRFAKNKGVMEKSGSVGESVSVIITPLNRNKAIEDFVLRREQASRKLHGFYYRIPELAEVSLRVGGMEIAEKEMIISQMGLITYLPAGNMSNVMFHPESGAIMHAVSE, encoded by the coding sequence ATGAAATCATTCAGGCACGCACTCAAGCGTTTTGTCATTCTCTTGCTCTTTTTAAGCCTTTCTTTTTCGGTTTTTAGCCAAATTAATGTGGTGCCATTTAAAGGTGCTAACCCATCAACCGAAAAGGATGGGATAATATATAGTTTGCCCCGGAGTGTGATTCAGGTGAATTTTGATGTTGTAAAAACTGAAAGCTTCAAAGGTCCTTATGCCGATTATGCTTTTAAATTACTCGGCTTATCTGATTTAATCACTGAAAATTCAATATCTTATGAAATTGAAAATGTTGAATTAAGTACATTCTCTGAGGTTGATCCTGAGCAATTTTATTTTATTGAAATTGACGAAAAAGTGAAAGATAGCAGATCGCTTTTGGTTACTATGTCTGAAAAGGGATACATCGGGGGCTTTACCGATATCAAAAATATAAGTAATAATTTGAAAAGTGCTTTACTTACAGGCGATTACTCAGACGAAAATATCAAACCATTCAGAGAACTCCTGAAACCTGTAATTATTGAAAAAATTGACACGGTAGTCCGGCGCATCAGCATTGATACGACCACAATTGAAGAAAAGGTTCTGAAGCGCAGTTTATCAGAACGGACACCCGAGCAACAGGCTCGCGAAATTGCAGAGTTGATTTATAAGATTGAAGATAGTAAATTCAGCCTGATAACAGGTTATCAGGAAGTTAATTATTCGCGCGAGAGCCTTGAATTTATGATAGACCAGTTAAATAAAATGGAAAAGGAATATCTTGCTCTCTTTCAAGGAATAAAGCGGAAATCAGTAGAAAAGCATACATTTTCTGTTACGCCTGAATCTTCAAAAGAAGGTACGTTGGAAACTATTTGTCGCTTTGCAAAAAATAAGGGAGTAATGGAAAAATCGGGTTCAGTTGGAGAGTCGGTAAGTGTTATCATTACTCCGTTAAATCGCAATAAGGCCATTGAAGATTTTGTTCTCAGAAGAGAACAGGCTTCAAGAAAACTTCATGGTTTTTATTACCGGATTCCAGAATTGGCAGAAGTGTCACTTAGGGTGGGAGGTATGGAAATTGCTGAAAAAGAAATGATCATTTCGCAAATGGGACTCATTACTTATCTCCCGGCAGGAAATATGTCAAACGTTATGTTTCATCCCGAAAGTGGTGCTATTATGCATGCTGTTTCTGAATAA
- the kdsA gene encoding 3-deoxy-8-phosphooctulonate synthase → MNNIQLPEISGLKHYANRNFFLIAGPCVVENESMPLEIALKINQITTQLEIPFIFKASYKKANRSKSSSFSGIGDQIALKSIGHVKSALGIPVITDIHSVDDASMAAEYVDALQIPAFLCRQSDLLAAAAATGKWVNIKKGQFLSPESMKFAVEKVKDNGNNQVMVTDRGTMFGYQDLIVDMRSIPIMKKMGVPVILDITHSLQQPNQAEGVSGGNPAMISTIAMAGIAAGADGIFLETHPDPKNAKSDGANMLPLHLLEKLLHDLVIMRQAYLQTLEP, encoded by the coding sequence ATGAACAACATTCAGCTTCCCGAAATCAGTGGTTTGAAACATTATGCCAACCGCAATTTTTTCTTAATTGCCGGCCCTTGTGTGGTTGAAAACGAATCAATGCCCCTTGAGATAGCATTAAAAATTAACCAAATCACCACGCAACTGGAAATTCCATTCATTTTTAAAGCTTCTTATAAAAAAGCCAATCGCTCAAAATCATCCTCATTCAGCGGAATAGGTGATCAAATAGCACTTAAAAGCATCGGCCATGTAAAATCAGCACTTGGAATACCTGTTATTACTGACATTCATTCAGTTGATGATGCTTCAATGGCCGCAGAATATGTAGATGCCCTGCAAATTCCGGCTTTCTTATGCCGGCAAAGTGATTTACTTGCAGCAGCAGCAGCCACAGGTAAATGGGTTAATATCAAAAAAGGACAATTTCTTTCTCCTGAGTCGATGAAATTTGCAGTTGAAAAGGTGAAAGACAACGGAAATAATCAAGTAATGGTTACTGATCGGGGCACGATGTTTGGCTACCAGGATTTGATTGTTGACATGAGATCCATTCCTATAATGAAAAAAATGGGAGTTCCGGTAATTCTTGACATTACCCATTCGTTGCAACAGCCTAATCAGGCAGAAGGAGTAAGCGGTGGTAATCCTGCAATGATTTCAACCATTGCCATGGCCGGAATTGCAGCTGGCGCTGATGGAATTTTCCTGGAAACTCATCCTGACCCTAAAAATGCCAAATCAGACGGAGCCAATATGCTCCCACTGCATTTGCTTGAAAAATTACTGCATGATTTGGTTATTATGAGACAGGCTTATCTCCAGACGTTAGAGCCGTAA
- a CDS encoding DNRLRE domain-containing protein, giving the protein MKSLKPIVIGLLFILLGVQTKAQNVESIAIRPGPQDGYDAEVRTDMDFPIWHDDDFIANAWTVNLGAFIQRSLIKFDLSAIPSGSIILGARLSLFCNTTSGHQQLHAGNNSSYLLMITSDWDQYQTKWDDQPSTTLANSIILPQSQYKTQDYLNIDVTNQIDYFHKNPEKNYGFLMKLLEEETYSSLVFASSNHIDPSKRPLLEIEFISCVTPDPSFAFSLTGMPKEVSFTLIPENNTNYWWDFGDGFYSSLLEPVHTYQTQGKYNVCLTASNGCDTITTCDSVNVCSLVDAQFSFQNYQNSVSFVPMLNDPEAQYTWNFGDGFYSYLKEPVHQYNSDGAYLVCLTVSNNCNLLTFCDTVRSSALGIDAQSVEKQVNIFPSPTDGIINVTKGGNPVNFQSLKVIGMDGKLVFEHGDFTSLNSAAGVQFDLSGFANGIYTVLLLTDQGYLNQKVILCNKK; this is encoded by the coding sequence ATGAAATCCCTGAAACCTATTGTTATTGGGCTATTGTTTATTTTATTGGGCGTTCAAACGAAGGCTCAAAATGTGGAAAGCATTGCAATCCGGCCTGGTCCTCAAGATGGCTATGATGCTGAAGTTAGGACAGATATGGATTTTCCAATCTGGCATGATGATGATTTTATTGCGAATGCATGGACAGTAAATTTGGGTGCATTTATTCAAAGAAGTTTAATCAAGTTCGATCTTTCAGCAATTCCATCAGGTTCAATAATATTGGGTGCAAGATTGTCACTTTTTTGTAATACAACCTCAGGACATCAACAATTGCATGCCGGAAATAATTCATCGTATCTGTTAATGATAACTTCTGATTGGGATCAATATCAAACAAAATGGGATGATCAACCCTCAACAACTTTAGCGAATTCAATCATCTTACCTCAGTCGCAATATAAAACTCAGGATTATCTTAATATTGATGTGACTAATCAAATAGACTATTTCCATAAAAACCCGGAAAAAAATTATGGTTTTTTAATGAAACTGTTGGAGGAGGAGACATATAGCTCATTAGTATTTGCTTCAAGTAATCACATTGACCCATCCAAGAGACCATTATTGGAAATAGAGTTCATTTCTTGTGTAACACCAGATCCCAGTTTTGCTTTTTCATTAACAGGTATGCCGAAAGAAGTAAGTTTTACTCTTATTCCTGAAAATAATACCAATTATTGGTGGGATTTTGGTGATGGTTTTTATTCAAGTCTTTTAGAGCCTGTTCATACATACCAAACTCAAGGGAAATATAATGTTTGTCTTACAGCGAGTAACGGTTGTGATACAATAACTACTTGCGATTCCGTGAATGTGTGTAGTTTAGTGGACGCACAATTTAGTTTTCAAAATTATCAAAATTCTGTTTCATTTGTCCCAATGTTAAATGATCCAGAAGCACAATATACCTGGAATTTTGGCGATGGCTTTTATTCTTATTTGAAAGAACCCGTACATCAATATAATTCTGATGGAGCGTATTTAGTATGTTTAACCGTGTCAAATAATTGTAACTTGTTGACTTTTTGCGATACTGTTAGATCATCAGCATTGGGTATAGATGCTCAAAGTGTTGAAAAGCAAGTAAATATATTTCCTAGTCCCACCGATGGTATAATTAATGTTACCAAGGGTGGAAATCCTGTAAATTTTCAAAGTTTAAAGGTTATAGGAATGGACGGAAAGTTGGTTTTCGAACATGGAGATTTTACTTCTTTAAATAGTGCTGCAGGGGTTCAATTCGATTTGTCTGGTTTTGCAAATGGAATTTATACTGTTCTTCTCTTGACTGACCAGGGCTATTTAAACCAAAAAGTCATTCTATGTAATAAAAAATAG
- a CDS encoding HAD-IIIA family hydrolase: MSLKIDKNWTLFLDRDGVINERIPDDYVKSKELFHFIDGTLEAIKIFSALFQKIVVVTNQQGVGKGLMTIDELNEIHIHMLQAVEHAGGVIHKVYFSPYLKSEKHFTRKPSIGMGLLAKKDFKEISFKKSVMVGDSFGDILFGKRLGMKTVFIGSAEMARKFPKLVDFVYPDLITFAKNLR; this comes from the coding sequence ATGAGTTTAAAGATCGATAAAAACTGGACGCTGTTTCTCGACCGGGATGGCGTTATTAATGAAAGAATTCCTGATGATTATGTGAAGTCAAAGGAGTTGTTTCATTTTATTGATGGGACACTGGAGGCCATCAAAATATTTTCAGCACTTTTCCAAAAAATTGTGGTAGTTACTAACCAGCAGGGGGTAGGAAAAGGATTGATGACTATAGATGAATTAAATGAGATTCACATTCATATGCTACAAGCTGTTGAACATGCTGGAGGTGTTATTCATAAAGTCTATTTTTCTCCCTATCTCAAAAGCGAAAAGCACTTTACCCGCAAACCTTCAATAGGTATGGGCTTATTGGCTAAAAAAGATTTTAAAGAAATTTCATTTAAAAAATCAGTGATGGTTGGAGATTCTTTTGGAGATATTTTGTTTGGTAAACGACTGGGAATGAAAACAGTATTCATTGGTAGTGCTGAAATGGCAAGAAAATTTCCGAAATTAGTCGATTTTGTTTACCCTGATTTGATTACCTTTGCAAAAAATTTGAGATAA
- a CDS encoding NTP transferase domain-containing protein produces MDFPDIIILAGGLGTRLRDSVQNLPKAMAPVNGNPFLEYQFDFINQFGFKRVILSTGYLSNAIEDYFGNSYKNLELVYSKEDVPLGTGGAVKLAFQHVLSPHALVMNGDTLFCINLDQFFQRHIEELAKVSVALRFVENASRYGLVECSSDGSILGFHEKSDRAASGFINGGIYLIKARYFNGLDFPEKFSLEKDFFEKKLDPRWYKAQIFSDYFLDIGIPDDYLRAQKEFNEFKDR; encoded by the coding sequence ATGGATTTCCCCGATATCATTATTCTGGCAGGAGGACTTGGTACCAGGTTACGCGATTCTGTGCAAAATCTACCCAAGGCTATGGCTCCTGTCAATGGGAATCCTTTTCTTGAATATCAATTTGACTTTATTAATCAATTCGGGTTTAAAAGGGTAATTCTTTCAACCGGTTACCTGAGTAATGCTATTGAGGATTACTTCGGTAATAGTTACAAAAATCTAGAATTGGTTTATTCTAAAGAAGATGTACCACTTGGGACAGGAGGAGCAGTGAAACTTGCGTTTCAACATGTACTTTCTCCTCACGCTTTGGTGATGAATGGCGATACTTTGTTTTGCATTAACCTCGATCAGTTTTTTCAAAGACATATTGAAGAACTGGCTAAAGTTTCAGTAGCCTTGCGTTTTGTTGAGAATGCTTCAAGGTATGGCTTGGTTGAATGTTCATCTGATGGTAGTATCCTAGGTTTTCATGAAAAATCAGACCGTGCAGCTTCTGGTTTTATCAATGGTGGAATATATCTGATTAAAGCAAGGTATTTTAATGGACTTGACTTTCCTGAAAAGTTCTCACTTGAAAAAGATTTTTTTGAAAAAAAATTAGATCCCAGGTGGTATAAAGCCCAAATTTTTAGCGACTACTTTCTTGATATTGGCATTCCAGATGATTATTTAAGAGCTCAAAAAGAATTCAATGAGTTTAAAGATCGATAA
- a CDS encoding sodium:solute symporter codes for MHPLAIVAIFLSYSALLFIIAAITGRKSNNETYYSGNKSSPWFVVAYGMIGASLSGVTFISIPGEVGSSGFSYMMIVFGYLVGYAFIAQVLLPMYYSRNLTSIYSYLEQRFGKNTYKTGSSFFLLSRSIGSSFRVYLVVNVLQLFVFDSWGIPFFVNVSLFMGLILLYTFKGGIKTIVWTDTLQTTFMLAAVAVSVYFISTDLGLGLHDLLQKVNKSDYSKILYTDINDKRFFLKQFISGAFIAVVMTGLDQDMMQKNLTCRNLKDAQKNIYLLSWMLVPVNLLFLFLGALLYLYASEIGVPVPVSTDDLFPTIALKYHGAFAGIVFMIGLVAAAFSSADGSLTALTTSFSVDIIGLKKKIWPESKKIKVRMGIHLSFAVFLTLLVVIFRSISDQSVINKLFTIAGYTYGPLLGLYTFGLFTKFEVNDKWVPLVAILSPILSYFLSVNSSWLLKGYIFGFELLVINGLFTFIGLLILTRKK; via the coding sequence GTGCATCCATTAGCGATTGTAGCAATTTTTTTATCTTATTCAGCCCTCCTTTTTATTATTGCTGCTATAACCGGCAGAAAATCCAACAACGAAACTTATTATTCCGGAAATAAATCATCACCCTGGTTTGTAGTTGCTTATGGGATGATTGGTGCTTCTTTATCAGGAGTTACTTTCATTTCAATTCCTGGCGAAGTAGGTTCATCAGGGTTTTCCTATATGATGATTGTTTTTGGGTATCTGGTAGGGTATGCCTTTATTGCACAGGTGCTGTTGCCGATGTATTATAGTCGAAACCTGACTTCAATTTACAGCTATCTTGAACAACGTTTTGGGAAAAATACTTATAAAACCGGGTCGTCCTTTTTTTTGTTATCGCGCAGTATCGGCTCATCATTCAGGGTTTATCTTGTTGTAAATGTACTTCAGCTCTTTGTATTTGATAGTTGGGGCATTCCTTTTTTTGTGAATGTGTCCCTTTTTATGGGGCTTATACTTTTATATACTTTCAAAGGTGGTATAAAAACGATTGTCTGGACAGATACACTTCAAACTACTTTTATGTTGGCGGCGGTGGCTGTTTCAGTATATTTTATTTCAACAGATTTGGGTCTTGGCTTGCATGATTTGTTGCAAAAAGTAAATAAAAGTGATTATTCTAAAATTCTCTATACAGATATTAACGATAAGCGCTTTTTTCTTAAACAATTTATCAGTGGTGCTTTTATTGCCGTAGTGATGACAGGGCTCGATCAGGATATGATGCAAAAGAATCTTACTTGCAGAAATCTTAAAGATGCTCAGAAAAACATTTATTTGCTCAGCTGGATGTTGGTTCCGGTAAATCTTTTATTTCTTTTTTTAGGCGCTCTATTATATTTATATGCTTCGGAAATAGGAGTCCCTGTTCCTGTCAGCACGGATGATTTATTTCCGACAATAGCACTTAAATATCATGGGGCTTTTGCTGGTATCGTATTTATGATTGGACTTGTAGCTGCGGCATTCTCGAGCGCAGACGGGTCACTTACTGCTTTAACCACCTCTTTCAGTGTGGATATTATCGGGCTTAAAAAGAAAATATGGCCTGAAAGCAAAAAAATTAAAGTGAGAATGGGAATACACCTCAGTTTTGCTGTGTTTCTTACCTTACTTGTCGTAATTTTTAGATCAATCAGCGATCAATCTGTTATAAACAAGTTATTTACAATTGCAGGTTATACTTATGGACCATTACTCGGTTTATACACTTTTGGCCTGTTTACGAAGTTTGAGGTGAACGATAAATGGGTGCCTCTTGTCGCGATTCTATCGCCAATCCTAAGCTATTTCCTTAGTGTGAATTCTTCCTGGTTACTCAAAGGCTACATTTTTGGCTTTGAATTGCTGGTTATCAATGGATTATTCACTTTTATAGGATTGCTAATCCTTACCAGAAAAAAGTAA
- a CDS encoding D-sedoheptulose 7-phosphate isomerase — MQNRIKEILQSSVDVKKSVMEDTQLLNRIEETVNVIVKAFVDGKKVLFCGNGGSAADAQHLAAEFSGRFYYDRSPLDAEALHVNSSYMTAVANDYSYDEVYSRLVKAKGVKGDVLVAISTSGNSSNILKAMQTSRELGMINIGFTGATGGKMKDLSDVLLNIPSKDTPRIQESHITVGHIICELVEAKLFPR; from the coding sequence ATGCAAAATCGTATCAAAGAAATACTGCAATCTTCTGTTGATGTAAAAAAATCAGTAATGGAAGACACGCAGCTGTTAAATCGTATTGAGGAAACTGTCAACGTAATTGTGAAGGCCTTTGTGGATGGCAAAAAAGTACTCTTCTGTGGAAATGGTGGAAGTGCTGCAGATGCCCAGCACCTGGCAGCTGAATTTTCAGGAAGGTTTTATTATGACAGAAGCCCCTTAGATGCTGAAGCGTTGCATGTTAACTCAAGTTATATGACAGCAGTTGCCAATGACTATTCATACGATGAAGTTTATTCAAGACTGGTTAAAGCAAAGGGTGTAAAAGGAGATGTTTTAGTCGCAATTTCTACGTCTGGAAATTCTTCCAATATTCTTAAGGCAATGCAGACTTCCCGGGAACTGGGTATGATAAATATTGGCTTCACTGGTGCAACCGGTGGTAAAATGAAGGATTTATCTGATGTGCTCTTAAATATTCCTTCAAAAGATACCCCACGAATTCAGGAATCGCACATTACAGTTGGCCATATCATTTGCGAATTGGTTGAAGCAAAATTATTCCCTCGCTAA
- a CDS encoding dehydrogenase — MIYRSKAPLRIGLAGGGSDVSPYSDLFGGAILNATISLYAYATIVPRTDGKIVFHSIDKNEYYEFEKAESLPVNGILNLHRGIYNRIVKDFSHQPLSFTLSTRVDAPAGSGLGTSSTLVVAILGAFAEWLKLPLGEYDLARLAYEIERNDLGMAGGKQDQYAATFGGVNFMEFSANDKVIVNPLRIKDIYLNELAHNLVLFYTQTSRFSSKIIEAQSANVISNNVKSIEAMHQLKKQSVMMKEALLRGDLDRIGEILDFGWTFKKQMADEITNPLLDDIYETARKNGASGGKISGAGGGGFMIFYCPGESRSYVIDALKKYGGESKRYDFTTVGLTTWTI; from the coding sequence ATGATTTACAGAAGTAAGGCACCACTTAGAATAGGACTTGCAGGGGGAGGGTCTGATGTATCACCCTATTCCGACCTTTTCGGGGGCGCAATTTTAAACGCTACCATAAGCCTTTATGCTTATGCTACTATCGTTCCTCGAACTGATGGGAAAATTGTATTTCATTCAATAGATAAGAATGAGTACTACGAATTTGAAAAAGCGGAATCTCTGCCAGTCAATGGTATTTTAAATCTTCACAGAGGGATTTACAACCGCATTGTTAAGGATTTCAGTCATCAACCGCTGTCATTTACACTTTCAACCCGCGTTGATGCTCCCGCAGGCTCTGGATTAGGAACTTCTTCAACGCTCGTTGTGGCCATCCTGGGTGCTTTTGCAGAATGGCTTAAACTTCCCTTGGGTGAGTATGACTTAGCCAGGCTTGCATACGAAATTGAGAGAAATGACCTGGGAATGGCTGGTGGAAAGCAGGACCAATATGCTGCCACTTTTGGTGGAGTTAACTTTATGGAGTTCTCTGCTAATGATAAAGTCATTGTTAATCCTTTGCGAATTAAAGATATTTATCTGAATGAACTGGCGCATAATCTGGTGCTTTTTTATACGCAAACCAGTCGATTCTCTTCAAAAATCATTGAGGCTCAATCAGCTAATGTTATCAGCAATAATGTAAAGTCTATTGAAGCCATGCATCAACTCAAAAAACAATCGGTTATGATGAAGGAAGCCTTGCTTAGAGGTGATCTTGACCGAATTGGAGAAATTCTTGATTTTGGGTGGACTTTTAAAAAACAGATGGCAGATGAAATTACCAATCCATTGCTGGATGATATTTATGAAACAGCCCGCAAAAATGGTGCTTCAGGCGGGAAAATTAGTGGTGCTGGGGGCGGAGGTTTTATGATTTTTTATTGCCCGGGTGAGTCAAGGTCATATGTGATTGATGCACTCAAAAAGTATGGTGGCGAGTCTAAACGTTATGATTTTACTACCGTCGGGCTTACCACCTGGACTATCTAA